TGCTCGGGATTTGGGTGCCAGGGATCTATAGAGTCAAATAGCTCTTGATACTTTGCTTCTGGAAGTCTTAGTGGTAAATGTCTTGCCGGAGGAGAGTTTTCTGGAGAACTAGATGCAGAACTATAACCGCATGACTTGTCACTAGAGATGGAGCTTGCTGAGGAGCTGGAAGGAGGAGGGAGGTTCTGAGGGACTCTAAGATGTGTTAACTTCTGCATCGGCTCATGCTACTAGTTTGATCAAGATGCCATAAGAGCTTAATCGATAGCGGTTATCTAGTCAAAGATTTACAACCACATATCAAAGAATTTCCATATTGGGACTGTTGAGAACTGGCATAATTTTCTAGAATAATTTAAGCTCTTTCTCTTTTTAGATGGAGGATTCCCATGCAACAAGTTGAGATGATTTGCTTAGAAGACTTGGTTCCAGAAAGCCACAATTACCGTAAATTTGCCAAGATTTGGTCATTTAGTTTTGTGGAGAAAAGACTCAGGAAACTGGAAAAGGACAATCCCCATAAAGGGTATCGCTTGCTTCGGATATTCAAGTGTTTATTGCTGCAGTTTCTGGAGAACTGCAGCGATAGAGAATTAGAACGCTTTATCCAAGAAAACACTGCAGCTCGATGGTTTTGTGGGTTTAACCTGAGAGACAATACCCCAGATCACACAGTCTTTTGTCAGCATACCAGTGTAGACATGCAGACAGGTCTTATCAATAAGGTTGCGATTACTCCGGCTAATATTACAGATGCCTCAGGTTTCAAACACGTCTGTCCCTCTCAGGGAGCTAGCTATATGGACAAGGGCTATTGTATAAGTCCCGCGCCCAGAATAGCTAAGGCAAAGGGGGTACATCTAGGCGCTATCAAAAAGAATAACATGAAGGGCAAAAATAAAGATCAGGATCGGTGGTACAGTTCCGTGAGAGCCCCTCATGAGCGGGTCTTTTCGCAAATAGAGAAACGAGTGCGGCATCGAGGAATCGCGAAAAATCAATTTTCAAGTTTTATGCAAGCTATTT
The window above is part of the Candidatus Neptunochlamydia sp. REUL1 genome. Proteins encoded here:
- a CDS encoding transposase; its protein translation is MQQVEMICLEDLVPESHNYRKFAKIWSFSFVEKRLRKLEKDNPHKGYRLLRIFKCLLLQFLENCSDRELERFIQENTAARWFCGFNLRDNTPDHTVFCQHTSVDMQTGLINKVAITPANITDASGFKHVCPSQGASYMDKGYCISPAPRIAKAKGVHLGAIKKNNMKGKNKDQDRWYSSVRAPHERVFSQIEKRVRHRGIAKNQFSSFMQAICYNLKRLAVLDPPNLCLS